GCCAGCATGAATCCGTGGCCTGAGAACCCAATCGCACAGTAAAAGGCCTCAATCTCGCATGACCTATCGATGATGGGCAGGCCGTCGGGAGACATATTATAAAGTCCTGCCCAGTGTCGCAGGACTCTCATATCACTGAGGAATGGGAAGAATTCAGGCATCTTCCCAGTCATCTCTCTCAAGAACCTCCATGTTGGAGTGACATCATGTCCGGGGAGTTCTGCTTTGTCCCCCTGCCCCATTATGAAATTCCCCGATTTCGTCTGTCTTATGTAGAAGTTTTTCTCGAAACTTATGACGAGCGGATCCATGAAATGCTCTAGAGGTTCCGTAACTAATATCTGGTGTTTGTAGGATTCAGTCGGCAAATCTATGCCTGCCATCTCTCCCACTTCTTGGGAGTAACCGCCAGCTGCGTTTACGACAATTTCCGATTCAATCTCACCTCTGTCGGTGAGAACACCGGTTACCCTTCCTTTTTCCGTAAGAATTCTTTTGGCAGAAGTATGGGTGAGGATATCTACCCCCATCCTTTGAGCGGCCCGTGCGTATGCAAACGTTGTCAAGTGTGGATTTGCGTGGCCATCACTTGGACAATAAGCCGCAGCCTTAACATCAGTCAAGTTTATGAAAGGAAACTTCTTTGCCGTTTCTTCTCTTGAGAGGAGTTCAACGTCAAGTCCTTCTTCCTTCTGCATTGAAGTGTTTTTATTGAAGGACAAGACTTCTTCGTCTGTGTAGGCTAGAAGAAGATATCCACCCTGGTTGTACTCAATATCGAATCCCACTTCACTGTCGAATCTTTTGAAATGCTCGACGCTCCTGATGGCAAGTCGCACATTCATTCTTTCTGACCACTGTTGCCTGATGCCTCCTCCGCATCGACCTGTTGAGCCTGATGAAAGATAATTCTTCTCAAGCACAGCGACGTTGCGAATCCCACTCTTCGCTAGATAGAAGGCTGTTGCCGTTCCGATTACACCCCCGCCTATTATTACAACTCTGTACCTACTCTTCACAGCAATCATCACCGCTTTCAGCTACTGCTCTGAAACTTACCGGAATCGCAGGCGGTCTGAAAATCCCGGGAGA
This region of Mesotoga infera genomic DNA includes:
- a CDS encoding FAD-binding oxidoreductase is translated as MAVKSRYRVVIIGGGVIGTATAFYLAKSGIRNVAVLEKNYLSSGSTGRCGGGIRQQWSERMNVRLAIRSVEHFKRFDSEVGFDIEYNQGGYLLLAYTDEEVLSFNKNTSMQKEEGLDVELLSREETAKKFPFINLTDVKAAAYCPSDGHANPHLTTFAYARAAQRMGVDILTHTSAKRILTEKGRVTGVLTDRGEIESEIVVNAAGGYSQEVGEMAGIDLPTESYKHQILVTEPLEHFMDPLVISFEKNFYIRQTKSGNFIMGQGDKAELPGHDVTPTWRFLREMTGKMPEFFPFLSDMRVLRHWAGLYNMSPDGLPIIDRSCEIEAFYCAIGFSGHGFMLAPAVGEAVAEWITYGEPRSVDISNLSINRFERGFSREKNVV